Proteins encoded within one genomic window of Equus przewalskii isolate Varuska chromosome 3, EquPr2, whole genome shotgun sequence:
- the GRPEL1 gene encoding grpE protein homolog 1, mitochondrial gives MPGACAGPAAAAVMAVRCVRLARRSLPALALSLRPSPRLLCTATKQKNNGQNLEEDVGHNEQKTDPPSTEKMLMEEKVRLEEQLKETMEKYKRALADTENLRQRSQKLVEEAKLYGIQGFCKDLLEVADILEKATQCVPKEEIKDDNPHLKNLYEGLVMTEVQIQKVFTKHGLLRLNPLGAKFDPYEHEALFHTPVEGKEPGTVALVNKVGYKLHGRTLRPALVGVVKEA, from the exons ATGCCCGGTGCGTGCGcagggccggcggcggcggcagtCATGGCGGTTCGGTGCGTGAGGTTGGCGCGGCGCAGCCTCCCGGCCTTGGCGTTGTCTCTGAG GCCATCTCCCCGGCTCTTGTGCACAGCAACTAAACAAAAGAACAATGGCCAGAACTTGGAAGAGGATGTGGGTCACAACGAACAGAAGACAGATCCTCCCTCTACAGAGAAGATGCTCATGGAAGAGAAGGTCAGGTTAGAGGAGCAGCTGAAGGAGACGATG gaaaaatataagcGAGCTCTGGCAGATACTGAGAACTTGCGGCAGAGGAGCCAAAAATTGGTGGAGGAGGCAAAATTATATG GCATCCAGGGCTTCTGCAAGGACTTGTTAGAGGTTGCAGACATTTTGGAGAAGGCAACACAGTGTGTTCCCAAAGAAGAGATTAAAGATGACAACCCTCACCTGAAGAACCTCTACGAGGGGCTCGTGATGACCGAGGTCCAGATCCAGAAGGTGTTCACGAAGCACGGCTTGCTCAGGCTGAACCCGCTGGGGGCCAAGTTCGACCCTTACGAACACGAGGCCTTGTTCCACACCCCGGTGGAGGGGAAAGAGCCGGGCACGGTGGCGCTAGTTAACAAAGTGGGGTACAAGCTGCACGGGCGCACCCTGAGACCCGCCCTGGTGGGGGTGGTGAAGGAAGCGTAG